GTGAGTGCCGGGGATCGTCAGGCGCTGGAGGGCGGTGGCGTCGCCGAAGCCTGCCAGCCAGTCCTGGGTGCCGAGTGCGCTGCGCGTGCCGAGTGCGCTGCGCGGTGCGGCGGCAGCGGCGGCGGGTGCGCCGCCGATGACCGCTGCGGCGGACGCAAGGGCTGCGCCCGCCAGGAAACCACGTCTGCTCAGGGGCATGTGACGTCTCCTTCGTCGGCCTCCGCGGCCGTGGGGGCGGACCGCGGTCGGCACCCGGGATGATGGCAGACATGGCCATGACATAGGAGACCTCGGGACGAACAAGAGGCGCACGCGAAAGGGCGGCGAGCCTCAGGAAGGCCCGCCGCCCCAACTACTGCGTAGTGACTGCTACTTGACGACCGTGATCCGGCCCGTCGCCGGCGGCGCGAGCGGCGCGCTCGCGCTGGAGTGCGCGGCCAGATACGCGTTCAGCATCTCCAGGTCGGAGGCGCCGACGAGCTTGTTCCTGTGCTCCTTCAGCACGGGGAAGCCGTCGCCGCCGCCCGCCAGGAACTCGTTCATCGCGACCCGGTAGGTCTTCGCCGGGTCGATCGCCTCGCCGTTCAGCTTGACCGAGGAATCCACGACCCGGTCGGCGCCGGTCTTCGTCAGATCCAGGGTGTAGGTGAAGCCCTTCGACACCTGGAGGATCTTCGGGACGGCCTGGTTCGCCCCGCTGACCTGCTGCTTGAGCGTGGTGATCAGCTGGGCGCCGGTCAGGTCGACGACGTTCATCATGTTGGTGAACGGCTGCACGGTGAACGCCTCGCCGTACGTCACGACGCCGTCGCCCTCGCTGCCGGTCGCCTTGTGGACCAGGCCCGCGCGGATGCCGCCCGGGTTCATGATCGCGAGCTGCGCCCCGCCCTTGTCCGCCGGCGCGAGACCCTCCAGCTGTGCATCCGTGATCAGATTGCCCAGCGGCTTCTCGGGCGCGTCGAAGGGGTTGTCGATGTCGGCGGAGATAAAGCCGACCGGCCGGCTCGCGATCGGCGCGGCCAGCGTGTTCCACCGCTGGATCAGCCGGGTCATGTCCTCGGCCTTCGGCACGTCACGGGTGACGACGTGGTTCGCGGAGGCGACGGCGGTACGGACGATGTCGTTCGTACGACGGTCGTAGGTGAGCGTCGTGTCGGTGTACAGCTTGCCGAACGAGGCCGCCGACGTGACCGTGCGAGGCTTGCCCGACGGGTCCGGGATCGAGCACGCGTACGCCTGGTGCGTGTGACCGGTCACCAGGGCGTCGACCTGCGGGCTGACCTTCTTGGCGATGTCGACGATCGGTCCCGAGACGCCGTTGCCGGGGCCGGGGCTGTCGCAGTTGTAGTTGTACGAGGAGGAGGCCGGGGCCCCGCCCTCGTGGATCAGCGCGACGATCGACTTGACGCCCTTGCGCTCAAGGATCTTGGTGTACTTGTTGATCGTCTCGACCTCGTCGCCGAACTTCAGGCCCTTGACGCCCTCGGCGGTGACGATGTCCGGGGTGCCCTCGAGGGTCACTCCGATGAAGCCGATCCTGACCCCGTTCTTCTTCCAGATGAAGTACGGGTCGAGCAGCGGCCTGCCGGTCTTCTCCTTCGTCACGTTGGCGGCGAGATACGGGAAGTCCGCTCCCTGGAACCCCTCGCCCTCCACGTAGCAGCCGTCGGTCTTGTGACAGCCGCCGTTCTGCAGCCGGGCGAGCTCCTTGGCGCCTTCGTCGAACTCGTGGTTGCCGACGGAGGTGACGTCGAGATCCAGCTTGTTCAGGGCCTCGATGGTCGGCTCGTCGTGGAAGAGCCCGGAGAGCAGCGGCGAAGCGCCGACCATGTCACCGGCGGCGGCGGTGACGGAGTACTTGCTGTCCTTGCGGGCCTCGCGCAGATGCGTGGCGAGGTACTCCACGCCGCCCGCGTCGATCGTCCTGGTCGTGCCGTCCTCGTTGGTGTGCGTGACCCGGCCGGCCGAGCCGGCGGGCGGCTCCAGGTTTCCGTGCAGGTCGTTGAAGGACAGCAGCTGTACGTCCACAGTGCGGCTCTGTCCGTGGCCGTGTCCGTGGCCGCTCTCCTGGGCGCCTGCGGGCATCGCGGCGACCAGCGCGCCGGCGGTGGTCAGCCCGGCAACTGCGGCGAGTATGCGGCGGCGGGTCTTGTGCGGTGTCGCTGACATCTGTCCCCTTGTCAGTTCAGCGTGGTGTGTGGGATGCGAGCGGCAGCCTAGAGTCAACGCGCGTAGCGCGACAGGGGGGTACGGGTTACAAGCTGGTTGCCTTCGTTCGTCAACAGGCGTTTCTTCGCACCGCCGGACAACTTTGCCGAGCCGCGCGGATCCCCCGCCCGCCACCCCCCCGCCGTACTCTCGAGCTATGACGATTGACGCAGCAGCCCTCGAGCCCGGGCGGCAGATCCAGACCCTTGATGAGCTCACGCCCGAGCAGGCCCAG
The Streptomyces lunaelactis genome window above contains:
- a CDS encoding bifunctional metallophosphatase/5'-nucleotidase, coding for MSATPHKTRRRILAAVAGLTTAGALVAAMPAGAQESGHGHGHGQSRTVDVQLLSFNDLHGNLEPPAGSAGRVTHTNEDGTTRTIDAGGVEYLATHLREARKDSKYSVTAAAGDMVGASPLLSGLFHDEPTIEALNKLDLDVTSVGNHEFDEGAKELARLQNGGCHKTDGCYVEGEGFQGADFPYLAANVTKEKTGRPLLDPYFIWKKNGVRIGFIGVTLEGTPDIVTAEGVKGLKFGDEVETINKYTKILERKGVKSIVALIHEGGAPASSSYNYNCDSPGPGNGVSGPIVDIAKKVSPQVDALVTGHTHQAYACSIPDPSGKPRTVTSAASFGKLYTDTTLTYDRRTNDIVRTAVASANHVVTRDVPKAEDMTRLIQRWNTLAAPIASRPVGFISADIDNPFDAPEKPLGNLITDAQLEGLAPADKGGAQLAIMNPGGIRAGLVHKATGSEGDGVVTYGEAFTVQPFTNMMNVVDLTGAQLITTLKQQVSGANQAVPKILQVSKGFTYTLDLTKTGADRVVDSSVKLNGEAIDPAKTYRVAMNEFLAGGGDGFPVLKEHRNKLVGASDLEMLNAYLAAHSSASAPLAPPATGRITVVK